The proteins below come from a single Methanothrix thermoacetophila PT genomic window:
- the ala gene encoding alanine dehydrogenase: protein MEILWLSEDDVKSILTMEDAIPAVESAFAEHGLGNVQMPPKSYLYYEHGDLRTMPAYIKKLGATGVKIVNSHPGNPEKGLPSVMAVIILNSFETGAPLALMGGTYLTAVRTGAAGGIAAKYLARRNSKAVGIIGAGAQARTQVMALAKIFDLDVVRVLDKSQARAMAFVSDARSFLDCDCVPVSDGRDACDCDILVTATPSREPVVRSDWVMEGTHINAIGADAPGKQELDPRLLRRAKVVVDDLSQAIHSGEVNVPISRGEYRSDEIHAQLGEIIAGKMPGREDVREITIFDSTGLAIQDIAVASLVYRKAKDLRIGTVLEYM, encoded by the coding sequence TTGGAGATACTCTGGCTTTCAGAAGATGACGTTAAATCAATTCTCACTATGGAGGATGCGATCCCCGCTGTGGAATCTGCATTCGCAGAGCATGGACTGGGGAATGTACAGATGCCGCCGAAGTCGTATCTCTACTATGAGCATGGGGATCTCAGAACGATGCCTGCATACATCAAAAAGCTCGGAGCGACTGGGGTCAAGATCGTCAACTCTCATCCAGGGAATCCAGAAAAGGGGCTGCCCTCTGTGATGGCCGTGATCATTTTGAATTCCTTTGAGACCGGCGCCCCGCTGGCCCTGATGGGCGGCACGTATCTCACAGCGGTGCGCACAGGTGCCGCGGGCGGGATCGCGGCGAAGTACCTGGCCCGGCGGAATTCGAAAGCTGTTGGCATCATCGGCGCCGGAGCGCAGGCGAGGACCCAGGTCATGGCCCTCGCGAAGATCTTTGATCTTGATGTTGTAAGAGTTCTTGATAAGAGCCAGGCGCGCGCGATGGCGTTCGTCTCCGATGCGAGGTCTTTCCTGGATTGCGATTGTGTCCCTGTGAGCGATGGGCGGGATGCGTGCGACTGCGACATACTCGTCACAGCCACTCCATCAAGAGAGCCTGTCGTGCGATCTGATTGGGTCATGGAGGGGACGCACATCAACGCTATCGGTGCCGACGCTCCTGGAAAGCAGGAGCTCGACCCGAGGCTCCTGAGACGAGCGAAGGTGGTCGTCGACGATCTCTCCCAGGCAATCCACTCCGGAGAGGTGAACGTCCCGATATCCAGAGGAGAGTACAGGAGCGATGAGATACACGCCCAGCTCGGGGAGATCATCGCTGGAAAGATGCCAGGAAGGGAAGACGTGAGGGAGATAACAATCTTCGACTCCACAGGCCTTGCCATCCAGGACATCGCAGTGGCAAGCCTGGTTTACAGAAAGGCAAAAGATCTCCGAATCGGCACAGTGCTGGAGTACATGTGA
- a CDS encoding geranylgeranyl reductase family protein, translating to MDIYDVAVIGAGPAGLMAAKHASMCGARTIVLEEHMAIGYPVQCAGLLGISALEASEIQTEGFLINPFKGAVFVSPNGSRLSFKSPNVRAWAVDRRLFDRSMALAAVHHGVEITLNAHVRSLRRLGDLMILHHGDKEIAARAVISAEGVRASIARRSGIPPPKRLLSGAQVEVPFDVDDIESVEVHLGKDIAPGLFAWVIPISRSSARIGLCATERACHYLKKFLSSDRIRNRILGSPVALVVGGLPLGPPDRTVADGLLVVGDAAAHVKPTSGGGVYPGIVCGRIAGRIAAEHVLTGGQLERYEREWRSAIGREISLGMRVNDILRRMSDKEIDMVIRTIASRPDAIRAIEEHGDIDRPSRVLLRVLPMISRDLSFVSTILRVMF from the coding sequence ATGGATATTTACGATGTCGCTGTGATCGGCGCAGGTCCTGCAGGGCTCATGGCAGCGAAGCATGCTTCGATGTGCGGCGCCCGCACGATCGTTCTGGAGGAACACATGGCCATAGGATATCCTGTCCAGTGCGCAGGTCTCCTCGGGATCAGCGCGCTCGAGGCATCCGAAATTCAAACAGAGGGATTCCTTATAAATCCATTCAAGGGCGCGGTCTTCGTATCCCCGAACGGCTCCAGGCTTTCGTTCAAGTCTCCGAATGTCCGGGCATGGGCTGTAGACAGGAGACTCTTCGACAGGAGTATGGCATTGGCTGCTGTGCATCACGGGGTCGAGATCACGCTCAATGCGCATGTGAGGTCCCTGAGAAGATTAGGAGATCTCATGATTCTGCATCATGGCGATAAAGAGATAGCAGCGCGTGCCGTGATATCCGCTGAGGGCGTGAGGGCATCGATAGCGAGGCGCTCCGGCATCCCTCCTCCAAAACGCCTGCTATCTGGAGCCCAGGTTGAAGTTCCATTCGATGTAGATGACATCGAGTCGGTGGAGGTGCATCTAGGGAAAGACATCGCGCCAGGCCTCTTCGCATGGGTGATACCCATCTCCAGGAGCTCAGCGAGGATTGGGCTCTGCGCCACAGAAAGAGCGTGCCATTACCTCAAGAAGTTCCTCTCCTCAGACAGAATACGAAATAGGATCCTGGGTTCTCCAGTTGCACTTGTTGTTGGCGGTCTTCCACTCGGTCCTCCCGATAGAACAGTTGCAGATGGCCTGCTCGTCGTAGGGGATGCTGCAGCTCATGTGAAGCCCACATCCGGCGGCGGTGTGTACCCTGGGATCGTCTGCGGCCGCATCGCAGGAAGGATCGCAGCCGAGCATGTTTTAACTGGAGGGCAGCTTGAGAGATACGAGCGTGAATGGAGATCAGCTATCGGCAGAGAGATCTCTTTGGGAATGAGGGTCAACGATATCCTGAGACGCATGAGCGATAAGGAGATCGATATGGTGATAAGAACGATCGCATCCAGACCTGATGCCATACGCGCAATTGAGGAACATGGAGATATAGACAGGCCGAGCCGCGTGCTGCTCCGGGTTCTGCCGATGATCTCACGCGACCTATCTTTTGTCAGCACGATTCTGAGGGTTATGTTCTGA
- a CDS encoding DUF835 domain-containing protein, producing MSAPLFAFSIILTYLLLLSIIAYYADRQRQAGRSIVSNPYVYALSLAVYCTAWTFYGSIGRAATSGLGFLTIYIGPTLAMLLGWVMIRKIVRISKEYRLTSISDFISFRYGRSYAIGAIVTIVSMMVVIPYVALQLIAISSSIQIISGGDTFWGTKLSVAVLLAVFAIIFGARHLDPMERHEGLVAAVAFESIVKLAAFVVAGVYITWGIFNGYSEIIDRVLSTENFSHLINIDYTSWFSLTLISFFAAFLLPRQFHVMVVENADESHIRKAMWLFPLYLLLINLFVPAIAGAGLLLGVPGVKDMFVIEIPYSAGNIPLAVLVFIGGASAATAMVLVDGVAVGHMMLNELELPYLMRYLGRGRGLPGLLLNAKRINIILVVMLGYLYSRVVEYQSLVDIGLISFVAASQMGPAVIGGLYWRKGSREGAIAGMSAGFVLWLYTALIPTVVKAGWLPQSILESGPFGISALTPTNLFGVDLDPWTNSVFWSIFANASLYVLFSLMSSPTPEERVQAEGFVEIFSERREAVPIERPAIRLGTVDEVESMLARYIGAEKARMLIDADLARLGVSRDKVDARHLLDLWDHVERVLTGSLGTSTTRIIVEEHITPRPVVERVEAAPQKFSLEPGKIYFSAQNAYEVFTDQVTHGFEGLCVTRRPPEDVRSRYSLRKTPIIWLNQKREGGEKQISPTNLPLLFLTIKTFVETCRKGIILLDNLEHLVLVNENVIPAEDLLDFVNQLENLVHRTNTRLILADSSDFMGFCAVSEAEPVEVRGLIFTAGPLPSYLLRVFILAIIGGTRSPEAAMDIANSVLSEQSEVAEGASCDPDMRGRGLIEIDTRCKITRRHFFTIIRRICTSVSRVDPDFDSVKVLRPLIEKYGFSIYELILNPGTTYAIEEDKPVRCFEIFSELVHAGLEGLCISRYNPESLREKYGISPETVIWLTQKTEEGKFRSVDPTNFPRLSSMISDFLRRTEYPVILLEGIGYLITQSNYETVLRFIQSQRDEVSLRGAVMLVHIDPLSLDTKELHRLEGEMEQLEI from the coding sequence TTGAGCGCACCTCTCTTCGCGTTCTCCATCATACTTACGTACCTCCTCCTCCTGAGCATCATAGCATATTACGCCGACAGGCAGAGGCAGGCGGGCAGGAGCATCGTCTCTAATCCATATGTCTATGCTTTATCCCTTGCAGTATACTGTACAGCATGGACATTCTATGGAAGTATTGGAAGGGCAGCAACAAGCGGCCTCGGTTTTCTCACGATATACATCGGACCAACACTTGCAATGCTCCTCGGATGGGTGATGATACGCAAGATAGTCCGCATATCAAAGGAGTATCGACTCACGTCTATCAGCGATTTCATAAGCTTCAGGTACGGCAGAAGCTATGCAATAGGCGCGATAGTGACCATTGTGAGCATGATGGTAGTCATACCGTATGTCGCACTCCAGTTGATCGCGATATCAAGCTCAATACAGATAATAAGCGGAGGAGATACATTCTGGGGTACAAAGCTCTCCGTGGCGGTCCTGCTCGCTGTATTCGCCATAATATTCGGAGCGCGCCACCTGGATCCGATGGAGCGGCACGAGGGTTTGGTGGCAGCGGTTGCGTTTGAATCAATTGTCAAGCTGGCCGCATTTGTTGTGGCAGGTGTTTACATAACATGGGGGATATTCAACGGATACTCTGAGATAATAGACCGCGTCCTCTCAACAGAGAATTTCTCTCATCTCATAAACATAGATTACACATCCTGGTTCTCGCTCACCCTGATATCCTTCTTCGCTGCGTTTCTTCTCCCCAGACAGTTCCACGTCATGGTTGTTGAGAATGCTGATGAATCGCATATACGAAAGGCGATGTGGCTCTTCCCGCTTTACCTCCTTCTGATTAATCTTTTCGTTCCAGCGATAGCCGGAGCAGGCCTGCTTCTGGGAGTTCCTGGCGTGAAAGATATGTTCGTGATAGAGATCCCGTACTCCGCGGGCAACATACCTCTCGCAGTGCTCGTGTTCATAGGAGGAGCGTCTGCTGCCACTGCGATGGTGCTGGTGGACGGTGTTGCAGTTGGCCACATGATGCTGAACGAGCTGGAGCTGCCGTACCTCATGAGGTACTTGGGGAGGGGAAGAGGTCTCCCCGGGCTTCTGCTCAACGCTAAGCGCATCAACATCATTCTTGTGGTGATGCTCGGATACCTTTACTCCAGGGTCGTCGAGTACCAGAGCCTCGTGGATATAGGTTTGATATCATTCGTGGCAGCAAGCCAGATGGGGCCAGCGGTGATCGGGGGCCTTTACTGGAGAAAGGGCAGCAGGGAGGGGGCGATCGCAGGCATGAGCGCAGGGTTTGTGCTCTGGCTCTACACTGCACTCATCCCCACAGTTGTCAAGGCCGGCTGGCTTCCGCAGTCCATTCTCGAATCAGGACCCTTCGGGATATCTGCGCTCACTCCGACTAACCTCTTTGGTGTGGATCTGGATCCCTGGACTAACTCGGTGTTCTGGAGCATCTTCGCAAATGCGAGCCTGTATGTGCTATTCTCCCTGATGAGCAGCCCGACGCCTGAGGAGAGGGTCCAGGCAGAGGGGTTCGTTGAGATATTCAGCGAGAGAAGGGAAGCAGTTCCGATCGAGAGACCTGCCATAAGACTGGGTACGGTCGACGAGGTTGAGTCGATGCTCGCCAGGTATATAGGAGCGGAGAAGGCCAGGATGCTGATAGATGCGGATCTTGCGAGGCTTGGAGTCTCAAGAGATAAAGTCGATGCCAGGCACCTCCTGGACCTCTGGGATCATGTGGAGAGGGTTCTCACAGGCTCGCTTGGCACATCAACAACAAGGATAATAGTTGAGGAGCATATCACACCCAGGCCAGTTGTTGAGAGGGTGGAAGCAGCTCCGCAGAAATTCAGTCTCGAGCCTGGAAAGATCTACTTCTCAGCTCAGAATGCCTATGAGGTGTTCACGGATCAGGTAACGCATGGATTTGAGGGGCTGTGTGTCACACGCAGACCGCCGGAGGATGTGAGAAGCAGGTACAGTCTCAGGAAGACGCCGATCATATGGCTTAACCAAAAGAGAGAGGGTGGTGAGAAGCAGATATCTCCCACAAATCTTCCACTGCTCTTCCTCACGATAAAGACATTCGTCGAGACCTGCAGGAAGGGTATAATACTTCTGGACAATCTCGAGCATCTTGTTCTTGTCAATGAGAATGTGATACCTGCGGAGGATCTGCTGGATTTTGTCAACCAGCTGGAGAATCTAGTCCACAGAACGAACACCAGACTCATCCTGGCGGATTCGTCTGATTTCATGGGGTTCTGTGCTGTATCTGAGGCGGAGCCTGTGGAAGTAAGGGGTCTGATATTCACGGCAGGCCCTCTGCCGTCTTATCTCCTCAGGGTTTTTATACTTGCCATAATCGGCGGGACGAGATCTCCAGAGGCTGCAATGGACATCGCAAATTCCGTTCTCAGCGAACAATCAGAGGTCGCAGAGGGCGCATCATGCGATCCCGACATGCGCGGCAGGGGATTGATCGAGATAGATACGCGGTGCAAGATCACGAGAAGGCATTTCTTCACGATAATAAGACGCATCTGCACCTCCGTGAGCAGGGTTGATCCCGACTTCGATTCTGTGAAAGTATTGAGGCCGCTCATCGAAAAGTACGGCTTCAGCATCTATGAGCTGATACTGAATCCAGGAACGACATATGCGATCGAGGAGGACAAGCCGGTCCGGTGCTTCGAGATATTCAGCGAGCTGGTACACGCTGGGTTAGAGGGGTTGTGCATATCCAGGTACAACCCTGAGAGCCTCCGTGAGAAGTACGGGATCTCACCTGAAACAGTCATATGGCTCACACAGAAGACAGAGGAGGGGAAGTTCAGATCCGTGGATCCAACGAACTTCCCGAGGCTCAGCTCAATGATATCAGATTTTCTGAGGAGGACCGAGTACCCTGTGATACTCCTGGAGGGTATTGGATACCTGATAACGCAGAGCAACTATGAGACCGTGCTGAGGTTTATACAGTCGCAGAGGGATGAGGTCTCGCTGAGAGGAGCTGTGATGCTCGTGCATATCGATCCTCTCTCTCTTGACACAAAGGAGCTGCACAGGCTGGAGGGAGAGATGGAACAGCTGGAGATCTGA
- a CDS encoding RAD55 family ATPase codes for MTAHIEKIPTGIPGLDEMLEGGIPVPSSVLISGETGSGKTTLCMQYLFKGAELGERGIYFMALSEPAELMLRFISTYEFVDHRHFGTLIRYIDLGEVIEKGDEDEILELMDREVRSFMPRRIVIDSLPFIRTVLKDGYNRFLFRLGAIMKSWDSAVLITAESRSSTPYPQDIACITDGVIILYNMEIGRTRRRSLEILKMMGTSHRAGKHALDITSKGITVYPGL; via the coding sequence CTGACGGCACATATAGAGAAGATACCCACGGGAATCCCAGGGCTGGATGAGATGCTGGAGGGCGGGATACCGGTGCCGTCCAGCGTTCTTATCTCTGGAGAGACAGGAAGTGGAAAGACAACCCTGTGCATGCAGTACCTGTTCAAGGGAGCGGAGCTTGGGGAGCGCGGGATATACTTCATGGCCCTCAGCGAGCCTGCCGAGCTGATGCTCAGGTTCATCTCCACATACGAGTTCGTGGATCACAGGCACTTCGGCACTCTTATAAGATACATCGATCTCGGTGAGGTGATCGAGAAGGGAGATGAGGATGAGATACTGGAACTGATGGATCGCGAGGTCAGGAGCTTCATGCCAAGAAGAATAGTCATAGACTCCCTCCCGTTCATCAGGACGGTGCTGAAGGACGGCTACAACAGATTTCTCTTCAGACTGGGTGCCATTATGAAGAGCTGGGACAGCGCCGTTCTGATAACAGCCGAGTCCAGATCGAGCACTCCATATCCTCAGGATATTGCCTGCATAACAGATGGGGTGATAATACTCTACAACATGGAGATAGGCAGGACCAGAAGGAGATCCCTGGAGATACTCAAGATGATGGGCACATCACACCGCGCTGGGAAGCATGCTCTCGATATAACCTCGAAGGGCATCACGGTTTACCCGGGACTGTAG